The segment GGAACACAAGTCTCTCAACAAGTATCACCAGGGACTTCCAAACCCCTAACCCAAAAACAAATTACACAATCGAATAGGAGAAATATCTACAGTGAATTGGTCATGAGTTTtacacaaagaaaaaggagctACAGATAGAAAAACGTAAAGCACAAGCACAATAAACCGACATTAACAcaaaaaacgaagaaaatcAAGAGTAAGGTGAATAAAACATACGAAAGCGCCCGAAAATTGTCACGAATTTCACCATGGATCTGCTCTAACTGAGGATTCATCTGCAAGCCGCTGGTCATCTCGCCGGAAGTGTAAGTTGCAACAATCTATACAGTTTATTGCATCTACAGAATTCGAAACAGCATGGGATCCAAGTAAAgtaaaaaaggagaaaaaaaaaaaaaaaaaaccgNaaaaagaaaaaaaaatggtgaaaagCAAGATGGAAGAGAGAATCGAAGAACGCAAAGCggaattcaaaacaaaattaaaggcGGAAGTGGAAGAACTCTGATTCACGAAAATGGAGatggaggagagagaggaagaacatggagggaaagagagagagaatatgaGAGATAGGCTGGCGAATGGTAATGGGCAGCGGGCAACGGGcagttcataaattaaaaaattaatataaaattaaataaattaataaatttggaaTTAAGTTACAAAGAaggaatattaattaattaattaattaattaattaattagcgGCTGAGGGAATTTTAGAAACAGACGCAGAAAACAGAGCGCCGTGTTGCCGTTGCCATCGACTCTTTGGGTTGTGTTTGATTGGAGGGCATTTTtgtcttttcctttctctccGCCCACCATTTTAAACCGTCACCACGTCAACGTCTCTCAATAACCGTTAGATgtagattaaaatttttataaacttcCAATCTAATTCATCTTAACCGGGATGAGAATTCTGGTTAACGAAGGAGAAAATGGGAAAAGATTTTTCCTTGTTAGCTAAACCGATGATCGTCGTCCTCGTTTTAGCCTCCGACCATGTTCAAATTCCCGTTCCACTCgcttttcttaaataaataaattttgttacctacaagaaatttttttctcacacaaataaatgaaaattttcacaataaCAGAAATTGAACCTAGGGTGCAGACCGGAtgatacatatatatacatacatatatatatatatatatgcgtgtgtgtatatgtatgtatatgtatcaTCCcgtctaatatatatatatatatatatactacaAGGAACCCGTCCCTTTAACGGTAGCAAATTtaagtaattattttaattttaactttaaaaaaattatacaaattttcCAATcgataaatttgttttttccgttcaaaattaattctcatatatcaatatattataaaaatatatatatatatggacggttcaaattttaaagaatttaattaaaaataataatcgaGCTcgatttttattcaaatttatgagtttttataaagtattcaataattaatttattaaactaacttgaatttatggatatttttgcACAATTCTCTATTAAAAGTCAGCAAAAATGTTTTTGAGTGTTTAATTGGGAtttctttccaaattttcGTCACatatgaaaatatgaaaatgactGAAATATCCTCACCCTACTTCACTTTTGCATGGTCGGTGCAGTCGGAAACTACCACCACCTCCTACCGCCACCAAGAAACATCatccacaaaaagaaaaaaaaatggtggtgattttcaaattttaagtcgTTTTTAGTCATCATATTCTCATTACCACTCTCATTTAGAtgtggtctcggttcattcatatatcttTCATTTACTGACGCatcacaaatatatttatattgcgtatattttaatgaaaaatattattatattattttattatctttcaaGATACGAATTAAtagatttattaataataagacTGTATATAATCaccaattttataattaaaattacaattttctGTGTGATCCCACGAATAACAAATATATAGACGACTATAGTCTACTAGCCACTTGATCTATGTCATCACTGAGCCTTGTCTCGACGGGATGCCTAAATCACTTGATAATATTTTACATAGCTGCACGTTTTTAGCATAACGTTAGGTCTTGTTTGGTAATGAttccattaattattttttatattaaaaatcgATTTATCAAaccaatattaatttatttttttcccctcaaagttttaaaacgcgtttgctagggaaaagtttacacacccatataaagggtgcttcgttctcctccccaaccaatgtgggactctcgatgtgggaccccaccaaacCCACCCCCGTTGGGGTCTAgcatccttactagcacaccgtctcctgtctacccccttcggagaacaaCCTCCACGCTAGCACATAGtacagtgtctggctctgatactatttgtaacgacccaagccactagcagatattgtcctctttgggctttcccaagggtttaaaatgcatctgttaGGGTAAAGTTTCCAAACCCTtacaaagggtgttttgttctcctccccaaccaatgtgggactctcacGCAACCCgacacgtttttttttaatttgattaagaattcaaacttttgtTGAAGAACCGTGAAATCTTAATAAGAAAATCAGAAGGAAACGAGCATAAATGTCAAAACCCGAAAACTACAAAAGATAGCTTATCGAACAAAACCGAACCACCGATTAGGTTAAAGAGTAAAATCACGTATCTcgagaaaggaagaaagggcACCTGTCTATATGAAGATGATTCTCCTTGCACCTTTCTTAATTCTATAACATATAGTGAAGGGCTTATCTCAAAAacctgcaaaaaaaaaaaataaaaaaaataaaaaaaattaaattaaattaaaaaattaaaacattaaaattaaaaaaattaaagaattaaaaaaataaataaataattacctattaattatttatttagaataatttttgGTTCAAAATTACCTTTGCTGACACTGAAAGTATAATGGCCACACCATTCTGCCCCTTGTGCTCTCTCATTACTTTCAACTGAAACGAACACAAAATAGCTTCAAAagtaaaccctaattttaccgTCCGAAACCCGAAACCCGAAACCCGAAATctttataaacaaaacaaacaattggCTCGAAGAACGTGTTTGAAAGTGATTGAAATGGTTAAGATTAGCTCCGTTGTATTTAAAATCACTCTGAAACGTGTTAGTTCGAAGTCAATTTCATATTTGACCATCGGAAACGACATTGTTGGGATGATTTTGAATATGGTAAAAACGGTTTTAACTGTTTAAAAATCACTCCCGAACATGTCATAACATATTCTCGAGCAGTGGATATGCATTTAGAATGTCCGTGtctaaaaaccctaaattttaggTCTGGGCTATAAAGGAATTACGGTAAAcattacaaagaaaaagaaaacttatcCGAGCATCGTGTTAATTCATCAATAACCTAAAAAGTGTAGGCACCAATTGGTAACCATGTCGTTTCGTATCCTACATTTCTATCTAGGTCGATGATTTTGGTCTTGTCGAGTATCTAGGTCTCAACCACACCCTTTCGTCCGCTTTCGGTCAGGTATGATCACTTAAAACGCTATATTctctgtgatgtcccacattagttggagaggagaacaaaacactctttataagggcgggGAAATTTTCCCTtatcagacacgttttaaagccttgaggggaagcccgaaaggaaaagcccaaaaaagacaatattctCTTTTGATAGAACCAGGCAACAGGAAAGAGAAGGATGACGACAAACCCACTCACGATCTACTCAAGGGTCAGGAGAAACTCAATCTCGGGATACTAAAGGGTCGAGTAGGtcagaaagaaagagtttATGGTCAGGTCGGATACTCGACTTTCTTTATTGAGATAACGAAAGCTTCTCGTACCAAATCAACTTCAACTAGGAACAAGTCGACCCATTTTCAAACCGAAAGAAGTACCTCACCTCACTTACGAGCCTAATTTTCTACGACCCTCGACCCGATATCGATTCTAAAGGTAAAGAAAACGTTTAAAAAGTTACTAacccttccttctttcttgtgGACAAGAAACCCCATCTCTTTGACAAGATCCTCCATCCGATTAAGGATGTCTTCTTTGGCTGAGTGAATGGTTGTAAATCTAATCTTCCTCTCAGAAACATCCTGCATTAATTTTAcaatatagtttaattaaaatcataacCGTCACATTGCATTAATTTTAcaatatagtttaattaaaataataacatgcATTAGTTTTAcaatatagtttaattaaaataataacaatcaACAAAGGGACATCATTTCATGCTCACCTCTTTCTCAAATAAGCCTGAAAGGTCTAGGCATGATGACATTCCGATCAGTTCAAAAGCATTTATAGTCGTGGGAGATCTCGGACTCCTTTCCTCGAGATAAGATGGCTGGCCCAAAAACCCAAAACACACGTGTCAAAATCAGTTAACCGAGTAGGGTAACCTAAAATTACTCAATTGAAGTTGTCACAACGTGGCTACTGTTcgagatattgtttgtttgtcACAAACATTAAGATAACGAGACCAGGTGTTTAATAATCATTAGAAGTAGATACGAGACGTCtcaataaatttgatataCTTTTGTAGTTTCTCTCTCATGTGTCTAGCTGTTCAAGACGGTTAGTGACATTGTAACTAGAGATATCCATTTAACTCTAGGGACCGGCTCCAAACGAGGTGGGAGTGACCTCTCCTGTTTGCTAAACAGGGCTAGGAGTGGAGATTGTATTCCCTATTCCCGTCCTCGCCCCCaaaatattattggatttaCGGGGATGTTttatataaaaacaagaaaaaataaatctaaatctaaatctcgtaaaaataaatgaaaattttcatagaGATGGAGACTGAAATAGCTTCCCTATCCCCGTCCTGTCTCGGGACATCTCTAATTATGATGGGTTCCTCGAATAAATTCTCGTACCAACGACAAACCTAAATCGACGGGCCTTACCTCTTGATGCGTCGGGATGGCCTCATTTTGAGTGTTTATATCCTCCTCGTCATCGTCAAGGTATGCTGGATCGTAGTCCTTTCTAAACCACTCGTCCATTTTGATACTCGCCATGGTTATCCGAGAAATAGGGTTGGGATCAAGAATCCTTCTTATCAAGTTTTGTGCCCCTTGTGACAGCCATTTGGGTAGCTGAGTTTCACCCTTCAAGATCTGAAATTCCAACACGGAAAATCGTTGCAAAATCGTAATAAACGAAAGTACAAGGGCTAAAACGTAATAAACTAAAGTTCAAGGATTAGATTGTTATTTCTACGAACGTTCAAGAATTGAAAGTACGTGGACTATATTGTTATAAAACTAAAGTTCAAGGACCAAATTGTTATTTTGACTAATGTTCCAGGGCTATAAGTGttattttaagtaattaaagaatattaaataattacctTATTGTAAAGGACGCACAAATTTCTATCTTCGAAAGGAAGCGATCCAGTAAGAATTACGTATAAGATAACCCCACAAGACCATACATCCGAGGCCGCACCATCATACCCTCTGTTAGCTAGAATCTCAGGCGCCACGTAGTTTGGGCTTCCGCACGTGGTGTGAAGCAAGCCATCATTCTGCGCAATTAGGGCAAGCGttaacaattttttcatttgtttcgtGCAACGACTCGACTTTCTAAAACCCTAGACCGATTCAGACCTATTATCGTACGCATGTTTACGTTAAAATGATGTAAACATTCATATGGTAACGAGCCCAGATAAGTCTAAAGTTATAGATTATCGAACCGTTACATTTCGACTCCTATGTTGATTCTCCCTCTAGCTCCTACGTTTTCTCTTGCACTCGTTCCTTCTTTTCTCGAAGCAAGTTCTCGTTACGAGAGAAAACATAGAGAGTGAGGAAGTCGGGAAACAGGGAACGAGAGCACGAGAATGTAAGGTCGTCCTAGCTACTATTCAAACCATGGTGGCTTACTACTTACCCTTAAATGCTCGGGTAATGCACTTAAGCCAAAATCAGATATCTTAATATTTCCCTTCGCGTCAACCAATATGTTCTCGAGCTACATagtataacaaaaaaaaaacaaaatgaatcaATACATTTAAACCTTATTTCTACCGGCGGTAACTTTGGATTAACTTACCTTAAGATCCCTATGGTAAACGCCTTTCCAATGGCAGTAACTCACACCGTCAATTAACTGTTGGAAGATTTTTCTACCTCGATCTTCCGACAGCTTCCCGTTGGATGCCTAAATCATTAACAATCGTAGAATGTCAAATCCAACATTTAAGCTAACTCGAGTACAACTCAGTAAATAAGACGTTAAACTTACGATTCTATTAAACAATTCTCCCCCGTTCACATACTCGAGAACCATGTAAATTTTGCTTTTACTGGCCAACACCTGCGTGCAATATAAAcagattaattattttttaaaaaaaataaagttattatatttatttatttatttttggataaatattaattaaaatattataagtctttataaacataaataatataaaaggcAATGAATTGATACGATATAGTAACGGCTAAAACTAGcaattcattaaataatgtatttagctaattaattataattataattaatttagaatgggttatttttagtaattataattcaattatgttaaataataaatttctagatacattgcatttattttttaaaattaattttaattcttttattaataaatgtaaattataatttattatcttttaattacaaattttagaaACATTGTATCCAATTTTTGgaaataactttaattttttattaattaatttattatatatatatatatatatatatatatatatatatatatatattattttaaattttttttaaaaaatttaaagtttaattttatattttaaactctaTTTTCATAcattaaactaatttattaatttatttattccaaaaaaaaaattgataatatttttatatataaacaagaatttgaaccgCTCAAACCAAAGGTTGGTTTAATTCGAACCAAACACGTTGTTCGGTTCGGTTTAGTGCTCTCGAACTGAACCGTGAGCacctataatttttatattaaaaaattaaagtaaaatatataaatttaaaattaaagtatagTTTGACTAAACTGATGACGTGGCagacataaaataattaaaaatttattgggCCAAAAAGAGAGAGCGGTACTCCACCCATCTTTACGTGAAACACGAGACGTAAAACGAAAAACACaagcaataataataataattattattttattattttattattttattattttattattattattatttcttccAGAACAAGCAATTATCTTGACACGTAACTCCCCAAATTGTGGAACTGAAACAGCCACCCACCCAATTCCACGtcagatttaaattattttatgagaaaatttcatttatttttactccattcataattatattaatttaaatttattctgtttttattttaaagtcatatatgaaaataaattattaaataaaaatttgaaagaaatttcgAAATCAAgcagtttttagttttttttttattattatatttaattgattttttatctgatttttttctttatttattaataaataattctgatgaagaaaattttgattttaaattaaatttagtaaaaatagatataaaacACTAATAAATGGactaatttcatattttaaatttatattattattattaatttgagatttaacatttataattattataattattattttgcatttatttttcactgtttaaaaaggaaaaaaaataaagatggaaaaaaagagtaaataaaAGTCAACATTTTAGGTCAGCAAcctactttttattattattattattatttttttttttttttgcgtgTTCCgataatagtttttatttatccttaaattttaattaaatttaaataaatattaaaaaaaaatgtagccgagggtaaaaatgtaaaaacacatctgaaatgaatgaaaatagaaataaaatatttaaaaaggaaattatatttgaataatacCTCGTGTAGCCTCACTATATTTGGATGCTTGAGAAGCTTCAGCGTCCGTATTTCCCTTTTAAACTGCACCGTTTTAATGGATGCcagagaaaatataattaatatataataaaaaaaacaaaaattcatttatccatccttcaaaattacaatattaccctttattaacaaaattaccATATTACCCCTTATTGAATAGGGGTGAAAATTTAGTTCGTATCAAAAGTATTTATGAACCAAATGGTTAGGACGTTCTTGATGTCggaaaaaagttttaaaactaataGAAACCCGGGTCAATCCAAAAAGGACTAAATGAGCCACGGGATCAATGAACTAATTCCGAATTTGATTAAGAGACGAGATTGGGTCTGGTCATCCCGAGTGACAAGAAGGATAATAGCGAGAGGAGAAATTTGACTTGTATAAGTTAAAATGTGAGAAGATTAAGAATAATCGTGTCATAAAAGAGTTAGAGACCCGAACACTGTGACACGGTTTCGAGCCGTCGTGTTAGAATTGGAAGGAAGGAAAGGGAAGGACCTGATCGGAGATATTGAGGTCGATGATCTTGGTCTTGTCGAGGACCTTGACAGCAAAAGGCTGATCCGTTTCAAAATTGATAGCTAATTTGACCTTTCCGAAGTTCCCATGCCCCAGAGTTTTCCCCAGCTCGTACTTCCCCAATCGCACACGCGCCGCCCGATCTTCATTTTCCTCGCCGCGGCCGCCGCCCACCATCTCACCCCTCTCCGCCCTCTCTCCCAATTATcttctctctcgctctctcgctctctctctctctctttatatatatatatatatatatatatataggtatatatctatatatatattattataattataaatctaaCCACATGTTTTGGTGATAAatatttccaaaaataaatattaaaaaattcaatccaattaatttgtgtttatttcaaattagaaattaaaaataaataaataattgggatttaaaaaaaatttacgaatttgttacaaattcaaaataagcTTATTAACGTCCGTTTATGTTT is part of the Cucurbita pepo subsp. pepo cultivar mu-cu-16 chromosome LG12, ASM280686v2, whole genome shotgun sequence genome and harbors:
- the LOC111806481 gene encoding CBL-interacting serine/threonine-protein kinase 1-like isoform X2, which gives rise to MVGGGRGEENEDRAARVRLGKYELGKTLGHGNFGKVKLAINFETDQPFAVKVLDKTKIIDLNISDQFKREIRTLKLLKHPNIVRLHEVLASKSKIYMVLEYVNGGELFNRIASNGKLSEDRGRKIFQQLIDGVSYCHWKGVYHRDLKLENILVDAKGNIKISDFGLSALPEHLRNDGLLHTTCGSPNYVAPEILANRGYDGAASDVWSCGVILYVILTGSLPFEDRNLCVLYNKILKGETQLPKWLSQGAQNLIRRILDPNPISRITMASIKMDEWFRKDYDPAYLDDDEEDINTQNEAIPTHQEPSYLEERSPRSPTTINAFELIGMSSCLDLSGLFEKEDVSERKIRFTTIHSAKEDILNRMEDLVKEMGFLVHKKEGRLKVMREHKGQNGVAIILSVSAKVFEISPSLYVIELRKVQGESSSYRQLCKILSSDLGIPSRQGSVMT
- the LOC111806481 gene encoding CBL-interacting serine/threonine-protein kinase 1-like isoform X1, whose translation is MVGGGRGEENEDRAARVRLGKYELGKTLGHGNFGKVKLAINFETDQPFAVKVLDKTKIIDLNISDQFKREIRTLKLLKHPNIVRLHEVLASKSKIYMVLEYVNGGELFNRIASNGKLSEDRGRKIFQQLIDGVSYCHWKGVYHRDLKLENILVDAKGNIKISDFGLSALPEHLRNDGLLHTTCGSPNYVAPEILANRGYDGAASDVWSCGVILYVILTGSLPFEDRNLCVLYNKILKGETQLPKWLSQGAQNLIRRILDPNPISRITMASIKMDEWFRKDYDPAYLDDDEEDINTQNEAIPTHQEPSYLEERSPRSPTTINAFELIGMSSCLDLSGLFEKEDVSERKIRFTTIHSAKEDILNRMEDLVKEMGFLVHKKEGRLKVMREHKGQNGVAIILSVSAKVFEISPSLYVIELRKVQGESSSYRQVPFLPFSRYVILLFNLIGGSVLFDKLSFVVFGF